DNA from Solidesulfovibrio fructosivorans JJ]:
AGACCCTCAAGCTCATCCGGGCCACCGTGCCCAACTCCATCGAACTCGTGGACGCCGTGCGCCCCGGCCGCGATACCGTCCTGGCCGAGCCCACCCAGATCCAGCAGATCATCATGAACCTGTGCGGCAACGCGGCCCAGGCCATGCGCGATACGGGAGGCGTGCTGGAGGTGGGGCTGGAGGAATGCCCCGGCGGCCTTTGCCCCATCGCCAACGACGCGCCGCCCGCCGATTGTCTGCGCCTGTGGGTGCGCGACACCGGCCCCGGCATCCCCGGCGAGATTCAGGAGCGGATTTTCGATCCCTTTTTCACCACGAAAAAACCCGGCGAGGGCACGGGCATGGGCCTGGCCGTGGCCCACGGCATCGTGCGCAAGTACAACGGGGACATCAAGGTCGAAAGCGCCCCGGGCCAGGGCGCGACCTTCAGCGTCTACCTGCCCCTGGCCGAACATGCGGGCGAGGTCGACCAGGAGGCCGGACCCCAGCCGCGCATGGGCCGGGGACGCGTGCTGTTCGTCGATGACGAGCCGGCTCTGGCCGAAATCGGCCGCGAACTCCTCGAATCCCTGGGCTACGCCGTCCAGGCCGAAACCGATCCCCGGCGGGCACTGGCCCGCATCCAAAAAGATCCCATCGCCTGCGACCTCATGGTCACCGACCAGAACATGCCGGGCCTAAGCGGCGCCGACCTCGCCCGCGAGGCCCTGGCTATCCGTCCCGATCTGCCGGTGCTCATGCTCACCGGCTTCAGCGAGACCATGAGTAGGGAGGCTGCCCGGGCCATCGGCATCCGCGACCTGCTTCTCAAGCCCATCCTGCGCCGCGACCTGGCCGCCGCCATCGAGGCGGCGTTGGCGAATGGCGGGGCTGGAGGGAACGGAGGGAATGGGGGAAACGGCGGGAATGGCGGGAATGGAAGGAAAGAGGCGGGAGGGGCGTCGCCCCTCCCGGACCCTCCCGACCGGGGGGCTTGATGCCCCCCGGACCCCCCTTTACCGGGTTGGGCTGGTGGGCCGGAGCGGCGGGGGATAGGGCATGGGTTGGTCTCTTGGGGCGGCGGGACGTCCTTTGTTTGTCGCCGCAATCGGCCCGGCGGCACGAGGCGCTTCGCGCCTCGACGCCGGACGCGATTGCGGCAACAACCGCGCCAGCGGCGAAGCGCCGCATGGAAGATGTTTGTTTTTTTGAGGTGGGCATGAAGCCCGTTGAAAGTTTTTGAAGGGGGTCCAGGGGGAAACTTTTTTCAAAAAGTTTCCCCCTGGCCGCCGGAGGCGCATGTATGCCGGAGCGTATGCCGATCGGGTCTGTGGCGTCCGTGGAGGGCGCGGAGGTCATGGTAGTCCTGGACGCGGCGGTGGCGGCCGATGTCGGCGTGGGCGACATGGCGGTCATCGTCTCGGAGCGGTCCATGGTTTTTGGACTGGTGCAGGCGCTTTTCACCCCCGCGCCGGGGCCGGAGGCCGGGGGCATGCGCACGGCCCGGCTGGCGCTTCTGGGCGAGAGCCTCGGGGCGGAAACCGAGGCGTTTACGTTTCAGCGCGGCGTATCCATCAGCCCGAAGCTGGGGGCGGTGGTACGGCGCGCGGTCACCGGGGATTTGGCCCGCATTTATGCCAAGCCGGCCAAGTCCAGCGTCCTGATCGGCTCGCTGCACCAGGACGCGGCAGTGCCGGCCTTCATGGTGGTTGACGATTTCCTGGGCAAGCATTTCGCCGTGCTCGGCACCACCGGCTCGGGCAAGTCCTGCACGGTGGCGGTGCTGTTGCGTTCGGTTCTGACCGCCCACGCCCACGGCCACATCGTGCTGCTCGACCCCCACGACGAATACGCCGCCGCCTTTGGCGACATGGCCGAGTCGGTCACCACCGATAACCTGGTCCTGCCGTACTGGCTGCTCGATTTCGAGGAGATGACCCAGGTCTTTTGCAGCGGCGAGCAGCCCTACCGCGAGGTGGAGGCCAACATCCTCAAGGAATGCGTGCTGGCGGCCAAGGCGGAATTCATGCGCGGGGCCGGGCGGGACGACGCGGCGCTGACCATCGACACGCCGGTGCCGTATCGGCTCGCCCGGGTGCTGGAGCTGCTCAAGGTCGGCATGGGGCGGCTGGACAAGCCCGAGAGTTCCATCCCCTATCTGCGCCTGACGGCGCGCATCGACGCCCTGCGCCGTGACCGGCGTTTCAGCTTTATGTTCGGCCAGCTCACGGTCGAGGACGACATGGCCGATGTCCTGGCGCGGTA
Protein-coding regions in this window:
- a CDS encoding ATP-binding protein codes for the protein MPERMPIGSVASVEGAEVMVVLDAAVAADVGVGDMAVIVSERSMVFGLVQALFTPAPGPEAGGMRTARLALLGESLGAETEAFTFQRGVSISPKLGAVVRRAVTGDLARIYAKPAKSSVLIGSLHQDAAVPAFMVVDDFLGKHFAVLGTTGSGKSCTVAVLLRSVLTAHAHGHIVLLDPHDEYAAAFGDMAESVTTDNLVLPYWLLDFEEMTQVFCSGEQPYREVEANILKECVLAAKAEFMRGAGRDDAALTIDTPVPYRLARVLELLKVGMGRLDKPESSIPYLRLTARIDALRRDRRFSFMFGQLTVEDDMADVLARYLRLPADGRPLTIFNLAGVPAEIVDVVVSVLCRLIFDFALWTERGRGVPVLLVCEEAHRYVPRDSAAAFGPTRRALSRIAKEGRKYGVSLGLVTQRPSEISETVLSQVNTLVSLRMSNEQDQLFVRRAMPENAAGLLSALPALRTQEAVVVGEGVPVPMRIRLRDLADGERPRSDTARFSEVWSAPRNEPGFIADTIERWRRQAR